One region of Anaeromyxobacter paludicola genomic DNA includes:
- a CDS encoding DUF554 domain-containing protein — translation MIELFARTSGTWVNVATVAGGTALGLLVGARLPEKMGRTLMQVLGLVTAYVGLSMAGSLRSIESARLPGVMVALVGLALGGLVGEALGIEERLGSLGETLRRRFRGSGRFTEGFVTASLLFCVGPMAIVGSLQNGLSHKNAILVLKAALDGIASIALSGVYGIGVGFSALTVLALQGGLSLAAGALAASLPDPSTDPSVLVITGTGGLMIIGIGVNLMVAGLGVEDRRVRVGALLPALAIAPVLHALVH, via the coding sequence GTGATCGAGCTCTTCGCGAGGACCAGCGGGACCTGGGTGAACGTGGCGACGGTGGCGGGGGGCACGGCCCTCGGCCTGCTCGTCGGCGCGCGGCTCCCCGAGAAGATGGGCCGGACCCTGATGCAGGTGCTCGGGCTCGTCACCGCCTACGTCGGGCTCAGCATGGCGGGCAGCCTGCGCTCCATCGAGAGCGCCCGGCTCCCCGGCGTGATGGTGGCGCTCGTCGGGCTCGCGCTCGGCGGCCTCGTCGGCGAGGCGCTCGGGATCGAGGAGCGGCTGGGGTCGCTCGGCGAGACCCTGCGGCGCCGCTTCCGCGGCTCGGGGCGGTTCACCGAGGGGTTCGTGACCGCGAGCCTGCTCTTCTGCGTCGGCCCGATGGCGATCGTCGGGTCGCTGCAGAACGGGCTGTCGCACAAGAACGCCATCCTGGTGCTCAAGGCGGCGCTCGACGGGATCGCGTCGATCGCGCTCTCCGGCGTCTACGGGATCGGCGTGGGCTTTTCCGCCCTCACCGTGCTCGCGCTCCAGGGCGGCCTCAGCCTCGCCGCCGGCGCGCTCGCCGCCTCGCTGCCCGATCCGTCCACCGACCCGAGCGTGCTCGTCATCACCGGCACCGGCGGGCTCATGATCATCGGCATCGGGGTGAACCTCATGGTGGCGGGGCTCGGCGTCGAGGACCGGCGCGTGCGCGTCGGCGCGCTCCTGCCGGCGCTCGCCATCGCGCCCGTGCTGCACGCCCTCGTCCACTGA
- a CDS encoding quinone oxidoreductase family protein → MSRAIRFHQTGGPEVLTLEEVEVGEPGPGQARVRHQAIGVNFVDTYHRTGLYTLPLPAGLGVEGAGVVEAVGPGVAHVRAGDRVAYQGGPPGSYSERRVLPADRLVKLPDAVSFEDAAALMLKGLTVEMLVRRVHAVKPGETVLWHAAAGGVGLIACQWLKAIGARVIGTVGSDEKAALARAHGCDEVVVYTREDFPARVKALTGGAGVPVVYDSVGKATFDGSLDCLAPRGMMVSFGNASGPVPPVSPLTLGVKGSLFLTRPSVMAYTADRGELEQAAAALFALVAAKKIAAEIGRRYPLAEAAQAHRDLEGRRTTGSVLLLP, encoded by the coding sequence ATGAGCCGAGCCATCCGCTTCCACCAGACCGGCGGCCCCGAGGTGCTGACGCTCGAGGAGGTCGAGGTGGGGGAGCCCGGCCCCGGCCAGGCGCGGGTGCGCCACCAAGCCATCGGGGTGAACTTCGTCGACACCTACCACCGCACCGGGCTCTACACGCTCCCGCTCCCGGCCGGCCTCGGCGTGGAGGGGGCCGGGGTGGTCGAGGCGGTCGGCCCCGGCGTCGCGCACGTGCGCGCCGGCGACCGCGTCGCCTACCAGGGCGGCCCCCCGGGCAGCTACTCCGAGCGGCGGGTCCTCCCCGCCGACCGGCTGGTGAAGCTCCCCGACGCCGTCTCCTTCGAGGACGCCGCCGCGCTCATGCTGAAGGGGCTCACGGTGGAGATGCTGGTCCGCCGCGTCCACGCGGTGAAGCCGGGCGAGACCGTGCTCTGGCACGCCGCCGCGGGCGGGGTCGGCCTCATCGCCTGCCAGTGGCTGAAGGCGATCGGCGCCCGCGTGATCGGCACGGTCGGCTCCGACGAGAAGGCGGCGCTGGCGCGGGCGCACGGCTGCGACGAGGTCGTCGTCTACACGCGCGAGGACTTCCCCGCGAGGGTGAAGGCGCTCACGGGCGGCGCCGGGGTGCCGGTGGTCTACGACTCGGTCGGGAAGGCCACCTTCGACGGCTCCCTCGACTGCCTCGCGCCGCGCGGGATGATGGTGAGCTTCGGGAACGCCTCCGGCCCGGTGCCGCCGGTCAGCCCCCTCACCCTCGGGGTGAAGGGCTCGCTCTTCCTCACCCGCCCCTCGGTGATGGCCTACACCGCGGATCGCGGCGAGCTCGAGCAGGCGGCCGCGGCGCTCTTCGCGCTGGTGGCCGCGAAGAAGATCGCGGCCGAGATCGGCCGGCGCTACCCGCTCGCCGAGGCCGCCCAGGCCCACCGCGACCTCGAGGGGCGGCGGACCACGGGGTCGGTGCTGCTCCTGCCCTGA
- a CDS encoding zinc-dependent alcohol dehydrogenase family protein produces the protein MRAAVLSRFGGPENLELKDVEKPAPGPGQLLVRVICASVNPVDAKLRHDGSWAGLSPPVILGYDASGVVAGAGPGATRFKPGDEVYYTPEIFGNPHGSYAEYEVVPEAIVAPKPAGLGHAQAASMPLAGGTAYEALVRRLRVQVGEVVLVHGGAGGVGSFAVQIARAAGCRVIATAGPENQSTLHRLGADHCLDYTGGGVAKAVLELTGGRGVDAVFSTAGGQTIAESLPVTRPGGRLATILGPGVDLDLLYPRNLTLHGVFLTREAARLEELGRLAERGQVRPLVEAVLPLEQVADAHRRMDSGHGRGKLVLQVAQHD, from the coding sequence ATGCGCGCCGCAGTCCTGTCCCGCTTCGGCGGGCCCGAGAACCTCGAGCTGAAGGACGTCGAGAAGCCAGCGCCCGGCCCCGGGCAGCTGCTCGTCCGGGTGATCTGCGCCTCCGTGAACCCGGTGGACGCGAAGCTCCGGCACGACGGCTCGTGGGCCGGCCTCTCTCCGCCGGTGATCCTCGGCTACGACGCCTCCGGCGTGGTGGCCGGGGCCGGGCCGGGCGCCACCCGCTTCAAGCCGGGCGACGAGGTCTATTACACCCCGGAGATCTTCGGGAACCCGCACGGGAGCTACGCCGAGTACGAGGTGGTCCCGGAGGCGATCGTCGCCCCGAAGCCGGCCGGCCTCGGCCACGCGCAGGCCGCGTCGATGCCGCTCGCCGGCGGGACCGCCTACGAGGCGCTGGTGCGGCGGCTGCGGGTGCAGGTCGGCGAGGTGGTGCTCGTGCACGGCGGCGCCGGGGGGGTCGGCTCCTTCGCCGTGCAGATCGCGCGCGCCGCCGGCTGCCGCGTCATCGCCACCGCCGGGCCGGAGAACCAGTCCACCCTCCACCGGCTCGGCGCCGACCACTGCCTCGACTACACCGGCGGCGGCGTCGCGAAGGCGGTGCTCGAGCTCACCGGCGGCCGCGGCGTGGACGCCGTCTTCTCGACCGCGGGCGGCCAGACCATCGCCGAGTCGCTCCCGGTCACCCGCCCCGGCGGCCGGCTCGCCACCATCCTCGGCCCGGGCGTGGACCTCGACCTCCTCTACCCGCGCAACCTCACGCTCCACGGCGTCTTCCTCACCCGCGAGGCGGCCCGCCTGGAGGAGCTGGGACGCCTGGCGGAGCGGGGACAGGTGCGGCCGCTCGTCGAGGCGGTGCTCCCGCTCGAGCAGGTCGCCGACGCCCACCGGCGCATGGACTCGGGCCACGGCCGCGGGAAGCTGGTATTGCAGGTGGCGCAGCACGACTGA
- a CDS encoding DUF4403 family protein, which translates to MMPKHLRSALLVPALLLASGCAHRLSIPSPGAAPPAPLPELPDSTLELPVTLELSEAAQLLEREVPARIDATRDWTMVANDRVGIKYALTRAPIQLALDGPRLAAAVTASYQAEACLKSPLSFGGQSCPRVASCGIGERPRAVRLELRSEASWSPDWRLATRSRFDVTYPDPCQVTFLHYDVTPHLDGYLRPQLAKAAADLDARVARAADLRARAEEAWKRLAQPIPLPGNAFLLLHPRAAHVSPLSGRGLSVDFTVGLTARPVVHLGAPPAEPPPALPRLEVSQGAAPGFHVALDGRIPYAEANRQLAGQLSGKSFDAGGHTVTVRDLSVSGAGGLAVVKAHVASGPIEGDLYLVGRPVYDPATATISLADLDYSLETRDALSAGLEWLLRGTLLEKLREKGRFAVGPRLEALRSQVETGLNRTLAPGISLSAQVRSLRPVAVQAAEDALVARVEAEGQAKLLVAGLRP; encoded by the coding sequence ATGATGCCGAAGCACCTCCGGAGCGCCCTCCTCGTCCCCGCCCTCCTGCTCGCCTCCGGCTGCGCCCACCGGCTGTCGATCCCGTCGCCGGGCGCCGCCCCGCCCGCGCCGCTGCCGGAGCTGCCCGACTCCACCCTCGAGCTCCCGGTGACCCTGGAGCTCTCCGAGGCGGCCCAGCTGCTGGAGCGGGAGGTGCCCGCGCGCATCGACGCCACCCGCGACTGGACGATGGTCGCGAACGACCGGGTGGGCATCAAGTACGCCCTCACGCGCGCGCCGATTCAGCTCGCCCTCGACGGCCCGCGCCTCGCCGCCGCGGTCACCGCGAGCTACCAGGCCGAGGCCTGCCTGAAGAGCCCGCTCTCCTTCGGCGGCCAGAGCTGCCCGCGGGTCGCGAGCTGCGGCATCGGGGAGCGGCCGCGGGCGGTGCGGCTCGAGCTCCGCTCCGAGGCGTCCTGGTCGCCCGACTGGCGGCTCGCCACCCGCAGCCGCTTCGACGTGACCTACCCGGACCCGTGCCAGGTCACCTTCCTCCACTACGACGTGACGCCGCACCTCGACGGCTACCTGCGCCCCCAGCTCGCCAAGGCCGCGGCCGACCTCGACGCACGGGTGGCGCGGGCCGCCGACCTGCGCGCCCGCGCCGAGGAGGCCTGGAAGCGGCTCGCCCAGCCCATCCCGCTCCCCGGCAACGCCTTCCTGCTGCTCCACCCGCGCGCCGCCCACGTCTCGCCGCTCTCCGGGCGCGGCCTGTCGGTGGACTTCACCGTCGGCCTCACCGCGAGGCCGGTGGTGCACCTCGGCGCGCCCCCCGCCGAGCCCCCGCCCGCGCTCCCCCGGCTCGAGGTCTCGCAGGGCGCCGCGCCCGGGTTCCACGTCGCGCTCGACGGCCGCATCCCGTACGCCGAGGCCAACCGGCAGCTCGCGGGCCAGCTCTCCGGGAAGTCCTTCGACGCCGGCGGGCACACCGTCACCGTGCGCGACCTCTCGGTGTCGGGCGCCGGGGGGCTCGCCGTGGTGAAGGCCCACGTCGCCTCCGGGCCCATCGAGGGCGACCTCTACCTCGTGGGCCGTCCCGTCTACGACCCCGCCACCGCCACCATCTCGCTCGCCGACCTCGACTACAGCCTCGAGACCCGCGACGCGCTCTCCGCCGGGCTCGAGTGGCTCCTGCGCGGGACGCTGCTCGAGAAGCTGCGCGAGAAGGGCCGCTTCGCGGTCGGCCCGCGGCTCGAGGCGCTGCGGTCGCAGGTGGAGACCGGGCTCAACCGGACGCTCGCGCCCGGGATCTCGCTCTCCGCCCAGGTGCGCAGCCTGCGGCCCGTGGCGGTGCAGGCCGCGGAGGACGCGCTCGTGGCCCGGGTCGAGGCGGAGGGGCAGGCGAAGCTGCTCGTGGCGGGCCTGCGCCCTTGA
- a CDS encoding LysR family transcriptional regulator, translating into MPTPAEWLSDLAVFAEVARTGGFTAAAGKLGVSKSAASKAVARLEARLGARLLSRTTRRLALTEAGRVLQEHALRALSEAEAGQREVEALSASPLGTLRVNGPVSFGELFLAPAIPALLARHPGLRVDLSLEDRLIDAATSGYDVVVRIAPLSDSTLAVRKLSRNRTVVVASPAYLAARGTPQRPADLAGHDCLHYTNVSRTEEWRFKGPRGPYSVPVTGSFESSSGNAIRAAAIEGLGVAIIPEFMVAPDVREGRLTALLEAHMLPPRSVIQALFAPGRPTPPKVRAFVDHLAARLKEAGLAPA; encoded by the coding sequence ATGCCCACGCCCGCCGAATGGCTCTCCGACCTCGCCGTCTTCGCCGAGGTCGCGCGCACCGGCGGCTTCACCGCCGCCGCCGGGAAGCTCGGCGTCTCCAAGTCGGCCGCCAGCAAGGCGGTGGCGCGGCTCGAGGCGCGGCTCGGCGCGCGGCTCCTCTCGCGCACCACGCGGCGGCTCGCGCTCACCGAGGCCGGGCGCGTCCTGCAGGAGCACGCGCTGCGGGCGCTCTCGGAGGCCGAGGCCGGCCAGCGGGAGGTGGAGGCGCTCTCGGCGAGCCCCCTCGGCACGCTGCGCGTGAACGGCCCGGTCTCCTTCGGCGAGCTCTTCCTCGCCCCCGCCATCCCCGCCCTGCTGGCCCGCCACCCCGGGCTGCGCGTGGACCTCTCCCTCGAGGACCGGCTCATCGACGCCGCCACCTCCGGCTACGACGTGGTGGTGCGGATCGCCCCGCTGTCCGACTCGACGCTCGCGGTCCGGAAGCTCTCGCGCAACCGCACCGTGGTGGTGGCCTCGCCCGCGTACCTCGCCGCCCGCGGCACGCCGCAGCGGCCCGCCGACCTCGCCGGGCACGACTGCCTGCACTACACCAACGTCAGCCGCACCGAGGAGTGGCGCTTCAAGGGGCCGCGCGGCCCCTACTCCGTGCCGGTGACCGGGAGCTTCGAGTCCTCGAGCGGCAACGCCATCCGCGCCGCCGCCATCGAGGGGCTCGGGGTGGCGATCATCCCCGAGTTCATGGTCGCCCCCGACGTGCGCGAGGGACGGCTCACCGCGCTCCTCGAGGCGCACATGCTGCCGCCGCGGAGCGTGATCCAGGCCCTCTTCGCCCCCGGCCGCCCCACGCCGCCGAAGGTGCGCGCCTTCGTCGACCACCTCGCCGCCCGGCTCAAGGAGGCGGGGCTGGCGCCGGCGTAG
- a CDS encoding tryptophanase, whose amino-acid sequence MPKTMIEPFRIKSVEPIRMTTRAEREALLAEARLNVFRLRARDVLLDFLTDSGTGAMSAHQWAAMMEGDESYAGAESFFRFEAAVRDLTGYAHVIPTHQGRAAERILFSVAARPGDLVPSNTHFDTTRANLEVAGAEPLDLVIREGLEPRTPHPFKGNIDLERVEALLRTRGDRVPFGMITVTNNSGGGQPVSLENLRAYRALLARHGKPLILDACRFAENAMFVKLREPGQGERAVKEIAREMFSLADGCTMSAKKDALVNIGGFLALRDDRWVEPARNLLILTEGFPTYGGLAGRDLDALAVGLEEILHEDYLRYRLRTAEYMGEKLRQGGVAIVEPTGGHAVYLDARDFLPHLGPADYPAWALVDALYLAGGIRGVEVGSVMFGKRLEDGTETYHPMELVRLAFPRRVYTQSHFDYAAEVVCELKREAASVRGVRFAKQSRYLRHFTAEFEWA is encoded by the coding sequence ATGCCGAAGACCATGATCGAGCCGTTCCGGATCAAGTCGGTGGAGCCGATCCGCATGACCACCCGCGCGGAGCGGGAGGCGCTCCTGGCCGAGGCGCGCCTCAACGTCTTCCGGCTGCGGGCCCGCGACGTGCTCCTCGACTTCCTGACCGACTCCGGCACCGGGGCGATGTCGGCCCACCAGTGGGCGGCGATGATGGAGGGGGACGAGAGCTACGCCGGGGCCGAGAGCTTCTTCCGCTTCGAGGCGGCGGTGCGCGACCTCACCGGGTACGCCCACGTCATCCCGACGCACCAGGGGCGGGCGGCGGAGCGGATCCTGTTCTCGGTGGCGGCGCGGCCGGGCGACCTCGTCCCGTCCAACACCCACTTCGACACCACCCGCGCCAACCTCGAGGTGGCGGGGGCCGAGCCGCTCGACCTCGTGATCCGCGAGGGGCTCGAGCCGCGGACTCCCCACCCGTTCAAGGGGAACATCGACCTCGAGCGCGTCGAGGCGCTCCTGCGGACGCGAGGCGACCGGGTGCCGTTCGGGATGATCACCGTGACCAACAACTCGGGCGGCGGGCAGCCGGTGTCGCTCGAGAACCTGCGCGCCTACCGCGCGCTCCTCGCGCGCCACGGCAAGCCGCTCATCCTCGACGCCTGCCGCTTCGCCGAGAACGCTATGTTCGTGAAGCTGCGCGAGCCGGGGCAGGGCGAGCGGGCGGTGAAGGAGATCGCGCGGGAGATGTTCTCCCTCGCCGACGGCTGCACCATGAGCGCCAAGAAGGACGCGCTCGTGAACATCGGCGGCTTCCTCGCCCTGCGCGACGACCGCTGGGTCGAGCCGGCGAGGAACCTCCTCATCCTGACCGAGGGCTTCCCGACCTACGGCGGGCTCGCGGGCCGCGACCTCGACGCGCTCGCGGTCGGGCTCGAGGAGATCCTGCACGAGGACTACCTGCGCTACCGGCTGCGGACGGCCGAGTACATGGGCGAGAAGCTCCGCCAGGGCGGGGTGGCCATCGTCGAGCCGACCGGCGGGCACGCGGTCTACCTCGACGCCAGGGACTTCCTGCCCCACCTCGGCCCGGCCGACTACCCGGCCTGGGCCCTCGTGGACGCGCTCTACCTCGCGGGCGGGATCCGCGGGGTGGAGGTGGGCTCGGTCATGTTCGGCAAGCGGCTCGAGGACGGCACCGAGACGTACCACCCGATGGAGCTCGTGCGGCTCGCGTTCCCCCGGCGCGTCTACACCCAGAGCCACTTCGACTACGCCGCCGAGGTGGTCTGCGAGCTGAAGCGGGAGGCGGCGAGCGTGCGGGGGGTCCGCTTCGCGAAGCAGTCCCGCTACCTGCGCCACTTCACGGCCGAGTTCGAGTGGGCCTGA
- a CDS encoding SixA phosphatase family protein produces MKLVLLRHGIAEDRAPGGDEARRLTRPGRKKLARGARGLARLLDEVDAWAASPLARAVETARIAADELGGPDDPEELDALRPEAPPGALLPWLRRQPVASTALVAGHAPHLPALAAFLLGAPGPLFELEKGGACLLELPRAPRAGSARLGWLLTAKQLRKLGDA; encoded by the coding sequence GTGAAGCTCGTCCTCCTCCGCCACGGCATCGCCGAGGACCGCGCGCCGGGCGGCGACGAGGCGCGCCGGCTGACGCGCCCCGGCCGCAAGAAGCTCGCCCGCGGCGCGCGGGGGCTGGCGCGGCTCCTCGACGAGGTGGACGCCTGGGCGGCGAGCCCGCTCGCGCGGGCGGTGGAGACGGCGCGGATCGCGGCGGACGAGCTCGGGGGCCCGGACGACCCGGAGGAGCTCGACGCGCTCCGCCCGGAGGCGCCGCCCGGGGCGCTCCTCCCGTGGCTGCGGCGGCAGCCGGTGGCGTCCACCGCGCTCGTCGCCGGTCACGCGCCGCACCTGCCGGCCCTGGCGGCGTTCCTCCTGGGAGCGCCGGGCCCGCTCTTCGAGCTCGAGAAGGGCGGGGCGTGCCTGCTCGAGCTCCCGCGCGCGCCGCGCGCCGGGTCGGCCCGGCTGGGCTGGCTCCTCACCGCGAAGCAGCTCCGCAAGCTGGGGGACGCGTGA
- a CDS encoding CHAD domain-containing protein, which yields MKPGDDLLDLPAERGAARVALLLCREADEAAWRLRLGEDDEALHDFRVALRRLRSALRAWRAALPGKAGGPLARAVKEVAAWTGPARDAEVQRAWLASAREGLSPAGQAAADRLAARYEARRGAEAARLRDRAVPRWDRLSARLSRRLARRLEAGGAGRAPFGRALAERLREAQREVERRLWRVAGASDEARAHRARIAAKRLRYLLEPLRKSARASSKEAVAALKELQDLLGELHDRHVLAGELGALAEDGAGPGALADGLGELGRRARDDAEALFGRARAWREEGLLRLATEVERVARAAEGEPARDRAPATPA from the coding sequence GTGAAGCCGGGCGACGACCTGCTGGACCTCCCGGCGGAGCGGGGCGCCGCGCGCGTGGCGCTGCTCCTCTGCCGCGAGGCGGACGAGGCGGCGTGGCGGCTCCGGCTCGGCGAGGACGACGAGGCGCTGCACGACTTCCGGGTGGCGCTGCGCCGGCTGCGGAGCGCGCTCCGGGCCTGGCGGGCGGCGCTGCCGGGGAAGGCGGGCGGGCCGCTCGCGCGGGCGGTGAAGGAGGTGGCCGCCTGGACCGGGCCGGCGCGCGACGCCGAGGTGCAGCGGGCCTGGCTCGCCTCGGCGCGCGAGGGGCTGTCGCCGGCGGGGCAGGCCGCGGCCGACCGGCTCGCGGCCCGGTACGAGGCTCGCCGCGGCGCGGAGGCGGCGCGCCTGCGCGACCGGGCGGTGCCGCGCTGGGACCGGCTCTCGGCCCGGCTCTCGCGCCGGCTGGCGCGCCGCCTCGAGGCGGGCGGGGCGGGCCGCGCGCCGTTCGGGCGGGCGCTGGCGGAGCGGCTGCGCGAGGCGCAGCGCGAGGTGGAGCGCCGGCTCTGGCGCGTCGCCGGGGCGAGCGACGAGGCGCGGGCGCACCGGGCCCGCATCGCCGCGAAGCGGCTGCGCTACCTGCTCGAGCCCTTGCGGAAGAGCGCGCGGGCCTCCTCGAAGGAGGCGGTGGCGGCGCTCAAGGAGCTGCAGGACCTCCTGGGCGAGCTCCACGACCGGCACGTGCTCGCGGGGGAGCTGGGGGCGCTCGCGGAGGACGGCGCGGGGCCGGGCGCGCTCGCGGACGGGCTCGGCGAGCTCGGCCGGCGGGCGCGGGACGACGCCGAGGCGCTCTTCGGGCGCGCGCGGGCCTGGCGCGAGGAGGGGCTCTTGCGGCTCGCGACGGAGGTGGAGCGGGTGGCGCGGGCCGCCGAGGGCGAGCCCGCTAGAGATCGGGCTCCTGCCACGCCCGCGTGA
- a CDS encoding SDR family NAD(P)-dependent oxidoreductase, with product MSTSRVERQPALVTGASSGIGAALARVLAQNGHDVFLVARSADALVERCASLTREFGVRAEPLPFDLTRREAPQELHRALRDLRAQIGILVNDAGVAVHGAFGRTDLAAELELIQLNVAALTHLTKLMLGAMQARQAGRILNVASTAAYVPGPFMAVYYASKAYVLSLSVALAEELADSGITVTALCPGPTRTPFEQKSGVGRTPLFRGGNVLDPERVALAGYRGLMAGRRVVIPGFRNKLLAAAAGLGPKRIAARITRAWQEPDL from the coding sequence GTGAGCACGAGCAGGGTGGAGCGGCAGCCGGCGCTGGTGACGGGCGCGTCGAGCGGCATCGGGGCCGCGCTGGCCCGGGTGCTCGCCCAGAACGGCCACGACGTGTTCCTGGTGGCGCGGAGCGCCGACGCCCTCGTCGAGCGCTGCGCCAGCCTCACGCGCGAGTTCGGGGTGCGGGCGGAGCCACTCCCGTTCGACCTCACCCGGCGCGAGGCGCCGCAGGAGCTGCACCGGGCGCTGCGCGACCTCCGCGCGCAGATCGGGATCCTCGTCAACGACGCGGGGGTGGCGGTGCACGGCGCCTTCGGCCGCACCGACCTCGCCGCCGAGCTCGAGCTCATCCAGCTCAACGTCGCCGCCCTCACCCACCTCACCAAGCTGATGCTCGGCGCGATGCAGGCGCGGCAGGCCGGGCGCATCCTCAACGTGGCCTCGACCGCGGCCTACGTCCCCGGCCCGTTCATGGCCGTCTACTACGCCTCGAAGGCCTACGTGCTCTCGCTCTCGGTGGCGCTCGCGGAGGAGCTCGCCGACAGCGGCATCACCGTGACCGCCCTCTGCCCCGGCCCCACCCGCACGCCGTTCGAGCAGAAGAGCGGCGTCGGGCGCACGCCGCTCTTCCGCGGCGGCAACGTGCTCGACCCGGAGCGGGTGGCGCTCGCCGGCTACCGCGGGCTCATGGCCGGGCGGCGGGTGGTCATCCCCGGCTTCCGCAACAAGCTCCTCGCCGCCGCCGCCGGCCTCGGGCCGAAGCGGATCGCGGCGCGGATCACGCGGGCGTGGCAGGAGCCCGATCTCTAG
- a CDS encoding GIY-YIG nuclease family protein, translating into MLRCRDGTLYTGATVDVEERVKRHAAGKGARYTRSRLPVKLVYREPALDRSAALRREAALKRLTRPEKLALVRRAAAPAARAARPTGTASRGSTARRRGSRARPG; encoded by the coding sequence ATGCTGCGGTGCCGGGACGGGACGCTCTACACGGGCGCGACCGTCGATGTCGAGGAGCGGGTGAAGCGCCACGCCGCCGGCAAGGGCGCGCGCTACACCCGCTCTCGGCTGCCCGTGAAGCTCGTCTACCGCGAGCCCGCCCTCGACCGCTCCGCCGCGCTCCGGCGCGAGGCCGCCCTGAAGCGGCTCACGCGTCCCGAGAAGCTGGCGCTGGTGAGGCGAGCCGCTGCTCCAGCAGCCCGAGCAGCTCGGCCGACTGGAACGGCTTCTCGAGGTAGCACCGCCCGCCGGCGAGGAAGTCGCGCGCGGCCGGGGTGA
- a CDS encoding helix-turn-helix transcriptional regulator produces MPHIDIEILAPFAAKFLEGTNLTPAERAEVLRMAQGFACKDSAAAAGVSPETIRARRKRIYRKIDASGAGELIARLLSLSLKMLVKGERIEPRPVVPAQAQAAQGEASQSLVAG; encoded by the coding sequence ATGCCTCACATCGACATCGAGATCCTCGCGCCGTTCGCCGCCAAGTTCCTCGAGGGCACCAACCTCACCCCCGCCGAGCGCGCCGAGGTGCTGCGCATGGCCCAGGGGTTCGCGTGCAAGGACTCCGCCGCCGCCGCCGGCGTGTCGCCGGAGACCATCCGCGCCCGCCGCAAGCGCATCTACCGGAAGATCGACGCCTCGGGCGCCGGCGAGCTCATCGCCCGCCTGCTCTCCCTCTCGCTCAAGATGCTGGTGAAGGGCGAGCGGATCGAGCCGCGCCCCGTGGTGCCGGCGCAGGCCCAGGCCGCGCAGGGCGAGGCGTCGCAGAGCCTCGTGGCCGGGTAG
- a CDS encoding acyl-CoA thioesterase, with protein sequence MHSTETSRAEVIPLSTDLELQRRFAVLKEPIPGNLRFGALLEVLDRVAAETALEYARAVDPEAYVVTAAVDEIVLRDVADVTEDIRCLARINRVGSSSMEVGIRVESPRAHLASCYFTMVARVGKGPAARSLKLPPLTQATDAERAREARALARRETWARATQSAEELPSREEFLLLRHLHDAQDRPGFDGLLAADLVTETWERTFPEQENNWQVIFGGYIMRRAYELSHICAERVAAVRPVVAAVNRVNFFHPVQIGDKLHMTSRVAFTSGAAVCVETAIERVSRDRTARALSNSCLFTFLNVDPSLAQVDVPQIHPSNYGEDARYLEGRRNLASLSARFGQRWLGAALPRERVNPVPT encoded by the coding sequence ATGCACTCCACCGAGACCTCGCGCGCGGAGGTCATCCCCCTCTCGACCGACCTCGAGCTGCAGCGGCGCTTCGCCGTCCTGAAGGAGCCCATCCCCGGCAACCTGCGGTTCGGGGCGCTGCTCGAGGTGCTCGACCGCGTCGCCGCCGAGACCGCGCTCGAGTACGCGCGCGCCGTGGACCCGGAGGCGTACGTGGTCACCGCCGCCGTGGACGAGATCGTGCTCCGCGACGTCGCCGACGTGACCGAGGACATCCGCTGCCTCGCCCGCATCAACCGCGTCGGCTCGAGCTCGATGGAGGTCGGCATCCGCGTCGAGTCGCCGCGCGCCCACCTCGCCTCCTGCTACTTCACCATGGTGGCGCGCGTCGGGAAGGGGCCCGCGGCGCGGAGCCTCAAGCTGCCGCCGCTCACCCAGGCCACCGACGCCGAGCGCGCCCGCGAGGCCCGCGCCCTCGCGCGCCGGGAGACCTGGGCGCGCGCCACCCAGAGCGCCGAGGAGCTCCCCTCGCGCGAGGAGTTCCTGCTCCTGCGCCACCTGCACGACGCGCAGGACCGGCCCGGGTTCGACGGGCTGCTCGCCGCCGACCTCGTGACCGAGACCTGGGAGCGCACCTTCCCCGAGCAGGAGAACAACTGGCAGGTGATCTTCGGCGGCTACATCATGCGGCGCGCCTACGAGCTCTCGCACATCTGCGCGGAGCGGGTCGCCGCCGTGCGGCCCGTGGTCGCCGCCGTGAACCGGGTGAACTTCTTCCACCCCGTCCAGATCGGCGACAAGCTCCACATGACGAGCCGCGTGGCCTTCACCTCCGGCGCCGCCGTCTGCGTCGAGACGGCCATCGAGCGCGTGAGCCGCGACCGGACCGCCCGCGCCCTCTCCAACTCCTGCCTGTTCACGTTCCTGAACGTCGATCCGTCGCTCGCCCAGGTGGACGTGCCCCAGATCCACCCCTCGAACTACGGGGAGGACGCCCGGTACCTGGAGGGCCGACGCAACCTCGCGAGCCTGTCCGCCCGCTTCGGGCAGCGCTGGCTGGGTGCCGCCCTGCCCCGCGAGAGGGTCAATCCGGTACCTACATAG